Proteins encoded by one window of Streptomyces uncialis:
- a CDS encoding putative cobaltochelatase produces the protein MNTPYPFTAIVGQDDLRLALLLNAVSPAVGGVLVRGEKGTAKSTAVRALATLLPEVAVVTGCRFSCAPAAPDPACPDGPHEPGTGLTRPARMVELPVGASEDRLVGALDIERALADGVKAFEPGLLADAHRGILYVDEVNLLHDHLVDLLLDAAAMGASYVEREGVSVRHAARFLLVGTMNPEEGELRPQLLDRFGLTVEVAASREPAQRVEVVRRRLAYDDDPAAFTVRWTDDETALRARVVAARALLPRVRLGDGALLRIAAACAAFEVDGMRADIVMARTATALAAWAGRTAVRTEDVRQAALLALPHRRRRNPFDAPGLDEDKLDEVLDRFGPDEDEDDVPDENQGQEQEQGRGEGQDDDDPEPEPDGPDGGPDDPDGPGGPGNGDGPDGPPPPRQAPDSAPDATGDGDPVDGPAPAEGDGAAQPVAAAPQQAAVAASEPFRARTLTVPGLGEGAAGRRSRARTEHGRTTGSHRPRGTLTKLHLSATVRAAAPHQRARGRSGPGLVVRRDDLRQASREGREGNLVLFAVDASGSMAARRRMSAVKGAVLSLLLDAYQRRDKVGLVTFRGADAEVALPPTSSVDTAANRLESLATGGRTPLAAGLLRAREVLRVERLRDPARRALLVVVTDGRATGGVEPVRRASRAAGLLAADGIASVVVDCESGPVRLGLAGRLAVDLGGTPVTLEELRADVLAGLVRDVRGAGAGARGRVA, from the coding sequence GTGAACACCCCGTATCCATTCACGGCGATCGTCGGCCAGGACGACCTGCGACTCGCGCTACTGCTCAACGCCGTGTCCCCCGCGGTGGGCGGTGTCCTGGTGCGGGGGGAGAAGGGCACGGCCAAGAGCACCGCGGTCCGGGCCCTCGCGACCCTGCTGCCGGAGGTCGCGGTGGTCACCGGCTGCCGTTTCTCCTGCGCTCCGGCCGCACCGGACCCGGCCTGCCCGGACGGGCCCCATGAACCGGGCACCGGCCTGACCCGGCCCGCCCGCATGGTGGAGCTCCCGGTGGGCGCCTCCGAGGACCGTCTGGTCGGCGCGCTCGACATCGAACGCGCCCTCGCGGACGGGGTGAAGGCGTTCGAGCCGGGCCTGCTGGCCGACGCCCACCGGGGCATCCTCTACGTGGACGAGGTGAACCTCCTCCACGACCATCTGGTGGATCTGCTGCTGGACGCCGCGGCGATGGGCGCCTCGTACGTCGAGCGGGAGGGGGTGTCCGTACGGCACGCGGCCCGGTTCCTGCTGGTCGGCACGATGAACCCGGAGGAGGGCGAGCTGCGGCCCCAGTTGCTGGACCGCTTCGGGCTGACCGTCGAGGTGGCGGCGTCCCGGGAGCCCGCCCAGCGGGTCGAGGTGGTCCGGCGGCGGCTCGCGTACGACGACGACCCCGCCGCGTTCACCGTCCGCTGGACGGACGACGAGACCGCGCTGCGGGCCCGGGTCGTGGCGGCCCGCGCCCTGCTGCCCCGGGTACGGCTCGGCGACGGCGCGCTGCTGCGGATCGCGGCGGCCTGCGCGGCGTTCGAGGTGGACGGGATGCGCGCGGACATCGTGATGGCCAGGACGGCGACCGCGCTCGCGGCGTGGGCGGGCCGGACGGCCGTCCGCACGGAGGACGTCCGGCAGGCGGCCCTGCTGGCACTCCCCCACCGCAGGCGCCGCAACCCGTTCGACGCGCCGGGACTGGACGAGGACAAGCTCGACGAGGTGCTGGACCGGTTCGGTCCCGACGAGGACGAGGACGACGTCCCGGACGAGAACCAGGGCCAGGAGCAGGAACAAGGCCGGGGCGAGGGGCAGGACGACGACGATCCGGAGCCCGAGCCGGACGGTCCCGACGGCGGCCCCGACGACCCGGACGGACCGGGCGGCCCCGGGAACGGCGACGGCCCCGACGGCCCCCCGCCGCCACGCCAGGCCCCGGACAGCGCGCCGGATGCCACCGGTGACGGCGACCCCGTGGACGGTCCGGCGCCCGCCGAGGGGGACGGCGCGGCCCAGCCCGTGGCCGCCGCCCCGCAGCAGGCCGCCGTGGCCGCGTCGGAGCCGTTCAGGGCCCGGACGCTGACCGTGCCGGGGCTGGGCGAGGGCGCGGCCGGACGCCGCTCCCGGGCGCGCACCGAGCACGGCCGCACCACCGGCTCGCACCGGCCCCGGGGCACCCTGACGAAGCTGCATCTGTCGGCGACCGTCCGGGCCGCCGCCCCGCACCAGCGGGCACGCGGCCGCTCGGGCCCGGGGCTGGTGGTGCGCCGCGACGATCTGCGGCAGGCCAGCCGGGAGGGCCGCGAGGGCAATCTGGTGCTGTTCGCGGTGGACGCGTCGGGCTCGATGGCCGCGCGACGGCGGATGAGCGCCGTCAAGGGCGCGGTGCTGTCGCTGCTGCTGGACGCCTATCAGCGGCGGGACAAGGTCGGGCTGGTGACGTTCCGGGGCGCGGACGCCGAGGTGGCGCTGCCGCCGACGTCGTCGGTCGACACGGCGGCGAACCGGCTGGAGTCGCTGGCCACCGGCGGGCGGACCCCGCTGGCGGCCGGACTGCTGCGGGCCCGTGAGGTGCTGCGGGTGGAGCGGCTGCGGGACCCCGCGCGCCGGGCGCTGCTCGTGGTGGTGACGGACGGCCGCGCCACCGGCGGGGTCGAGCCGGTCCGCCGGGCGTCCCGCGCGGCGGGCCTGCTGGCGGCCGACGGGATCGCGTCGGTGGTCGTGGACTGCGAGTCGGGCCCGGTGCGGCTGGGGCTCGCGGGACGGCTCGCCGTGGACCTCGGCGGGACCCCGGTGACGCTGGAGGAGCTGCGGGCCGATGTGCTCGCGGGACTGGTCAGGGATGTACGGGGCGCCGGAGCGGGCGCCCGGGGAAGGGTCGCGTAA
- a CDS encoding cobyric acid synthase, with amino-acid sequence MGGGLLVAGTTSDAGKSVVTAGICRWLVRQGVKVAPFKGQNMSLNSFVTRDGAEIGRAQAMQAQAARVEPSALMNPVLLKPGGDRTSQVVLMGRPVGEMSAHGFFGPAGGPAAGQPVPGGREALLGTVVECLEELRATHDAVICEGAGSPAEINLRRTDIVNMGVARAAGLPVVVVGDIDRGGVFASFFGTTALLAPEDQALVAGYLVNKFRGDVSLLEPGLDMLRGLTGRPTYGVLPFQHGLGIDEEDGLRVSLRGTVRESSVAPPAGAEVLRIAVCAVPLMSNFTDVDALAAEPGVVVRFVDRPEETADADLVVVPGTRGTVGALRWLQERGLARVLRERAVEGRPVLGICGGFQLLGAHIEDEVESRAGAVDALGLLPVRVRFAREKTLGRPSGTALGERVEGYEIHHGVAEVLGGEPFLDGCRSGAVWGTHWHGSLESDGFRRAFLREVAALTGRRFVAAPDTSFAALREEQLDRLGDLIERHADTDALWRLIESGPAPDLPFVPPGAP; translated from the coding sequence ATGGGCGGCGGACTGCTGGTCGCGGGGACGACGTCCGACGCGGGCAAGAGTGTGGTGACCGCCGGGATCTGCCGGTGGCTGGTGCGTCAGGGGGTGAAGGTCGCGCCGTTCAAGGGGCAGAACATGTCCCTCAACTCCTTCGTCACCCGGGACGGCGCCGAGATCGGGCGCGCCCAGGCCATGCAGGCGCAGGCCGCGCGGGTGGAGCCCAGCGCGCTGATGAACCCGGTGCTGCTGAAGCCCGGCGGGGACCGCACCAGTCAGGTCGTGCTGATGGGGCGGCCGGTCGGTGAGATGAGCGCGCACGGGTTCTTCGGCCCGGCGGGCGGTCCGGCGGCGGGGCAGCCGGTGCCCGGTGGCCGGGAGGCGCTGCTGGGGACCGTCGTGGAGTGCCTGGAGGAGCTGCGGGCCACCCACGACGCCGTGATCTGCGAGGGGGCGGGCAGCCCCGCCGAGATCAATCTGCGGCGCACGGACATCGTGAACATGGGCGTCGCGCGGGCCGCCGGACTGCCCGTCGTCGTGGTCGGGGACATCGACCGGGGCGGGGTGTTCGCGTCGTTCTTCGGGACGACGGCGCTGCTCGCGCCCGAGGACCAGGCCCTGGTCGCGGGCTATCTGGTGAACAAGTTCCGCGGCGACGTCTCGCTGCTGGAACCCGGCCTGGACATGCTGCGCGGTCTCACCGGCCGCCCCACGTACGGGGTGCTGCCGTTCCAGCACGGGCTCGGTATCGACGAGGAGGACGGGCTGCGGGTCTCGCTGCGCGGCACGGTCCGGGAGTCGTCGGTGGCGCCGCCGGCCGGGGCGGAGGTGCTGCGGATCGCGGTGTGCGCGGTCCCGCTGATGTCGAACTTCACCGATGTCGACGCGCTCGCCGCCGAACCCGGTGTCGTGGTCCGCTTCGTCGACCGGCCCGAGGAGACCGCCGACGCCGACCTCGTGGTCGTCCCCGGCACCCGGGGCACGGTCGGGGCGCTGCGCTGGCTCCAGGAGCGCGGGCTCGCGCGGGTCCTGCGCGAACGGGCCGTCGAGGGGCGTCCCGTGCTGGGGATCTGCGGCGGGTTCCAGCTGCTCGGCGCGCACATCGAGGACGAGGTCGAGTCCCGCGCGGGCGCCGTCGACGCGCTCGGGCTGCTGCCCGTACGGGTCCGCTTCGCCCGGGAGAAGACGCTCGGGCGGCCCTCGGGCACGGCTCTCGGTGAACGGGTCGAGGGGTACGAGATCCATCACGGGGTGGCCGAGGTGCTGGGCGGGGAACCGTTCCTGGACGGATGCCGTTCGGGCGCGGTGTGGGGGACGCACTGGCACGGCTCCCTGGAGTCGGACGGGTTCCGCCGGGCGTTCCTGCGGGAGGTCGCCGCGCTGACCGGGCGGCGTTTCGTGGCGGCGCCGGACACCTCGTTCGCCGCGCTCCGTGAGGAGCAGCTGGACCGGCTGGGCGATCTGATCGAGCGGCACGCCGACACGGACGCGCTGTGGCGCCTGATCGAGTCGGGCCCCGCGCCGGATCTCCCCTTCGTCCCGCCCGGCGCCCCATGA
- a CDS encoding inorganic phosphate transporter, whose protein sequence is MENITLLLGIVIVTALVFDFTNGFHDTANAMATTISTGAMKPKTAVAMSAVLNLVGAFLSVEVAKTISGGMINEQGLRTEVIFAALVGAILWNLLTWLLGLPSSSSHALFGGLIGAAVMSAGWSSVNGSTVVTKVLLPAIAAPLVAGVAAMIATRLTYRIGRKADGKAASKGYRAGQIASAGLVSLAHGTNDAQKTMGIITLALVTSGVLVPGSNPPAWVIASAGIAIALGTYLGGWRIIRTMGKGLTDLEPPQGFAAQTSAATVILASSHLGFSLSTTQSCSGAVMGAGLGRKGGVVRWSTATRMFVAWGLTLPAAGLVGALAELLTKQGTWGVIATGTLLIAGSAVIWVLSRRDIVDHNNVNDVDGEPAGVVTNAMAAVTPPPAGPAAETVTVTGDLTATIPADNGPSTESAPRTAKV, encoded by the coding sequence ATGGAAAACATCACGCTCCTCCTCGGAATCGTGATCGTCACCGCTCTCGTGTTCGATTTCACGAACGGTTTCCACGACACAGCCAACGCGATGGCGACGACCATCTCCACTGGCGCAATGAAGCCCAAGACGGCGGTGGCCATGTCCGCCGTGCTGAACCTTGTCGGTGCCTTCCTGTCGGTCGAGGTCGCCAAGACGATCTCCGGCGGCATGATCAACGAACAGGGCCTCCGCACAGAAGTGATCTTCGCGGCGCTCGTCGGCGCGATCCTCTGGAATCTGCTGACCTGGCTCCTGGGTCTGCCCTCCAGCTCCTCGCACGCGCTCTTCGGTGGCCTCATCGGCGCCGCGGTGATGTCGGCCGGCTGGTCCTCCGTGAACGGCTCCACGGTCGTCACCAAGGTTCTGCTGCCCGCGATCGCCGCCCCGCTGGTGGCCGGTGTGGCCGCGATGATCGCGACCCGCCTGACCTACCGGATCGGCCGCAAGGCCGACGGCAAGGCGGCCTCCAAGGGCTACCGCGCCGGTCAGATCGCCTCGGCCGGTCTCGTCTCGCTGGCGCACGGCACCAACGACGCGCAGAAGACGATGGGCATCATCACCCTGGCGCTGGTCACCAGTGGTGTCCTCGTGCCCGGGTCGAACCCGCCCGCGTGGGTCATCGCCTCGGCCGGTATCGCCATCGCGCTCGGCACCTACCTCGGCGGCTGGCGCATCATCCGCACCATGGGCAAGGGTCTGACCGACCTGGAGCCGCCGCAGGGCTTCGCCGCGCAGACCAGCGCCGCGACGGTCATCCTGGCCTCCTCGCACCTCGGCTTCTCGCTCTCCACCACGCAGTCCTGCTCCGGTGCCGTGATGGGCGCGGGCCTCGGCCGCAAGGGCGGGGTCGTCCGCTGGTCGACCGCGACCCGGATGTTCGTGGCCTGGGGGCTCACCCTCCCGGCCGCCGGTCTGGTCGGCGCGCTCGCCGAGCTGCTCACCAAGCAGGGCACCTGGGGCGTCATCGCCACCGGCACACTGCTGATCGCCGGTTCGGCGGTCATCTGGGTGCTGTCGCGGCGTGACATCGTCGACCACAACAACGTCAACGACGTGGACGGCGAGCCCGCGGGTGTCGTCACCAACGCCATGGCCGCTGTCACCCCTCCCCCGGCGGGGCCGGCCGCCGAGACGGTGACGGTCACGGGTGACCTCACGGCAACCATCCCGGCCGACAACGGTCCCTCGACGGAGTCCGCTCCGCGGACCGCCAAGGTGTAA
- a CDS encoding cobalamin biosynthesis protein: MSAGRIFTYGATAGLIGDLLLGDPRRGHPVAAFGRAAGAVEHVLWRDHRGWGALHTAVCAGGAAGAAALATRAVRGSRTASVVLTAAATWAVVGGTSLGREARTVAAALDAGDLTAARARLPHLCGRDPQALDADGIARAVVESVAENTSDAVVGALVWGAVAGVPGLVGFRAVNTLDAMVGHKSPRHRRFGWASARLDDVVGWPGARLTGALAVLAGGSPKGAARAWRADAGRHPSPNAGVAEAAFAGALGVRLGGTLSYGGRVEHRPELNGGGRAVTVADIDRAVRLSRRVAWLTLGVCAAGRLALGARTTTRTGGR, from the coding sequence ATGAGTGCCGGACGGATCTTCACGTACGGCGCCACCGCCGGTCTGATCGGCGACCTGCTCCTCGGCGATCCCCGCCGCGGACACCCGGTCGCCGCCTTCGGCCGTGCCGCGGGCGCCGTCGAACACGTGCTGTGGCGTGACCACCGCGGCTGGGGCGCGCTCCACACCGCGGTGTGCGCCGGGGGCGCGGCGGGTGCCGCCGCCCTCGCCACCCGAGCGGTGCGGGGCTCCCGTACCGCTTCCGTCGTACTGACCGCCGCCGCCACCTGGGCCGTGGTCGGCGGGACCAGCCTCGGGCGGGAGGCGCGGACCGTCGCCGCCGCCCTCGACGCGGGCGATCTGACCGCGGCCCGCGCGCGGCTGCCGCATCTGTGCGGGCGCGACCCGCAGGCCCTGGACGCCGACGGCATCGCCCGCGCGGTGGTCGAGTCGGTCGCCGAGAACACCTCCGACGCCGTAGTCGGCGCCCTGGTGTGGGGTGCCGTGGCCGGGGTCCCCGGGCTCGTCGGGTTCCGGGCCGTGAACACGCTGGACGCGATGGTCGGCCACAAGTCGCCCCGGCACCGCCGCTTCGGCTGGGCCTCGGCACGGCTCGACGATGTCGTCGGCTGGCCCGGCGCCCGGCTCACCGGCGCCCTCGCCGTACTGGCGGGCGGATCGCCCAAGGGCGCCGCCCGCGCGTGGCGGGCCGACGCGGGACGCCATCCCAGCCCCAACGCGGGCGTCGCGGAAGCCGCGTTCGCCGGGGCCCTCGGCGTCCGGCTGGGCGGCACCCTCTCCTACGGCGGCCGGGTCGAGCACCGGCCCGAGCTGAACGGCGGCGGCCGGGCCGTCACCGTGGCGGACATCGACCGCGCGGTCCGGCTGTCCCGGCGGGTGGCCTGGCTCACCCTCGGGGTCTGCGCGGCCGGACGGCTCGCGCTCGGGGCGCGGACCACGACAAGGACGGGGGGCCGCTGA
- a CDS encoding enoyl-CoA hydratase/isomerase family protein: MTSVEPVLDKDGVRLVVTDRTATVTLTGPARRNAQSPALWRALVEAGQALPGAVRVVVLRGEGPSFSAGLDRQGFTPEGFDGEPSFLDLARGTDKELDAAIAGYQEAFTWWRRTDLVTIAAVQGHAIGAGFQLALACDLRIVAEDVQFAMRETGLGLVPDLTGTHPLVGLVGYARALEICVTGRYVQAAEAERIGLANLVVPADQLDAAASDLAAALLGAPRDAVIETKALLQGATRRGYEEQRAAERAAQARRLRDLAGLGD; this comes from the coding sequence ATGACGTCGGTGGAACCGGTACTCGACAAGGACGGCGTACGGCTCGTCGTGACCGATCGGACCGCGACGGTCACACTGACCGGCCCGGCCCGGCGCAACGCGCAGAGTCCCGCTCTGTGGCGGGCCCTGGTCGAGGCCGGACAGGCCCTTCCGGGTGCCGTCCGTGTCGTCGTGCTGCGCGGTGAGGGTCCGTCCTTCTCCGCGGGACTCGACCGGCAGGGGTTCACCCCGGAAGGCTTCGACGGCGAGCCGTCGTTCCTCGATCTCGCGCGCGGCACCGACAAGGAGCTGGACGCGGCGATCGCCGGGTACCAGGAGGCCTTCACCTGGTGGCGGCGGACCGACCTCGTGACCATCGCCGCTGTCCAGGGCCACGCCATCGGCGCGGGCTTCCAGCTGGCGCTGGCCTGCGATCTGCGGATCGTCGCCGAGGACGTGCAGTTCGCCATGCGCGAGACCGGGCTCGGTCTGGTGCCCGACCTCACCGGCACCCATCCCCTGGTGGGACTCGTCGGCTACGCGCGGGCCCTGGAGATCTGTGTGACCGGCCGCTACGTCCAGGCCGCCGAGGCCGAACGGATCGGCCTCGCCAATCTCGTCGTCCCCGCCGACCAGCTGGACGCCGCCGCGAGCGACCTCGCCGCCGCGCTCCTCGGCGCGCCCCGGGACGCCGTCATCGAGACCAAGGCTTTGCTCCAGGGCGCGACCCGTCGCGGCTACGAGGAACAGCGCGCCGCCGAACGCGCCGCCCAGGCCCGACGGCTCCGCGACCTGGCGGGCCTCGGCGACTGA
- a CDS encoding ABC-F family ATP-binding cassette domain-containing protein has product MITASGIELRAGARILIESATFRIAKGDRIGLVGRNGAGKTTLTKVLAGEGQPAGGTVARSGEVGYLPQDPRTGDLDMLARDRVLSARGLDTLIRKMRENEQRIAVGQGATREKAMRQYERQETEFLTKGGYAAEAEAATIAAALNLPDRVLGQPLHTLSGGQRRRIELARILFSDADTLLLDEPTNHLDADSIVWLRDYLKTYRGGFIVISHDVDLVETVVNKVFYLDANRSAIDVYNMGWKLYQQQREADEKRRKRERQNAEKKAATLNAQADKMRAKATKTVAAQNMARRADRLLAGLDAVRQSDKVAKLRFPDPAPCGRTPLTAEGLSKSYGSLEIFTDVDLAIDKGSRVVILGLNGAGKTTLLRLLGGVEKPDTGEVVEGHGLKLGYYAQEHETLDPERTVLENMRSAAPDLDLVQVRKTLGSFLFSGDDVDKPAGVLSGGEKTRLALATLVVSSANVLLLDEPTNNLDPASREEILGALRTYKGAVVLVTHDEGAVQALQPERIILLPDGVEDLWGADYADLVALA; this is encoded by the coding sequence GTGATCACCGCCTCCGGTATCGAGCTGCGTGCCGGTGCCCGCATCCTCATCGAGTCCGCGACCTTCCGTATCGCCAAGGGCGACCGCATCGGCCTGGTGGGCCGTAACGGCGCCGGCAAGACCACCCTCACCAAGGTTCTCGCCGGGGAAGGCCAGCCCGCCGGGGGTACCGTCGCCCGTTCGGGCGAGGTCGGCTACCTCCCGCAGGACCCCCGCACCGGCGACCTCGACATGCTCGCCCGCGACCGGGTGCTGTCCGCCCGCGGCCTCGACACCCTGATCCGCAAGATGCGCGAGAACGAGCAGCGCATCGCCGTCGGCCAGGGCGCCACCCGCGAGAAGGCCATGCGGCAGTACGAGCGGCAGGAGACCGAGTTCCTCACCAAGGGCGGGTACGCCGCCGAGGCCGAGGCCGCCACCATCGCCGCCGCGCTCAACCTCCCCGACCGGGTCCTCGGCCAGCCGCTCCATACGCTCTCCGGTGGCCAGCGCCGCCGGATCGAGCTGGCGCGCATCCTCTTCTCGGACGCGGACACCCTGCTCCTGGACGAGCCCACCAACCACCTCGACGCCGACTCGATCGTCTGGCTGCGCGACTACCTCAAGACGTACCGCGGCGGCTTCATCGTGATCTCCCACGACGTCGACCTCGTGGAGACCGTCGTCAACAAGGTGTTCTACCTGGACGCCAACCGGTCCGCGATCGACGTCTACAACATGGGCTGGAAGCTGTACCAGCAGCAGCGCGAGGCCGACGAGAAGCGCCGCAAGCGCGAACGGCAGAACGCCGAGAAGAAGGCCGCCACGCTCAACGCCCAGGCCGACAAGATGCGCGCCAAGGCCACCAAGACGGTCGCCGCCCAGAACATGGCCCGTCGCGCCGACCGGCTGCTGGCCGGTCTCGACGCCGTCCGCCAGTCCGACAAGGTCGCCAAGCTGCGCTTCCCCGACCCCGCGCCCTGCGGCCGGACCCCGCTCACCGCGGAAGGCCTTTCCAAGTCGTACGGCTCGCTGGAGATCTTCACCGATGTCGACCTGGCCATCGACAAGGGCTCCCGGGTCGTCATCCTCGGACTGAACGGCGCGGGCAAGACCACCCTGCTCCGGCTGCTCGGCGGGGTCGAGAAGCCCGACACCGGCGAGGTCGTCGAGGGCCACGGCCTCAAGCTCGGCTACTACGCCCAGGAGCACGAGACCCTCGACCCGGAGCGCACGGTCCTGGAGAACATGCGCTCGGCGGCTCCCGACCTGGACCTGGTCCAGGTCCGCAAGACGCTCGGCTCGTTCCTGTTCTCCGGCGACGACGTCGACAAGCCCGCCGGTGTGCTCTCCGGCGGGGAGAAGACCCGGCTCGCCCTCGCGACGCTCGTGGTGTCCTCCGCCAACGTCCTGCTCCTGGACGAGCCCACCAACAACCTCGACCCGGCCAGCCGTGAGGAGATCCTGGGCGCGCTGCGCACCTACAAGGGCGCCGTCGTCCTCGTCACCCACGACGAGGGCGCCGTGCAGGCGCTCCAGCCCGAGCGGATCATTCTCCTCCCCGACGGTGTCGAGGACCTGTGGGGCGCCGACTACGCGGACCTGGTCGCCCTCGCCTGA
- a CDS encoding helix-turn-helix domain-containing protein, which translates to MAETLKKGSRVTGAARDKLAADLKKKYDSGASIRALAEETGRSYGFVHRMLSESGVTLRGRGGATRGKKASAAG; encoded by the coding sequence GTGGCCGAGACTCTGAAGAAGGGCAGCCGGGTAACCGGCGCCGCGCGCGACAAGCTCGCGGCAGACCTGAAGAAGAAGTACGACTCCGGTGCGAGCATCCGGGCACTGGCCGAGGAAACCGGCCGCTCGTATGGATTCGTCCACCGGATGCTCAGCGAATCCGGCGTCACGCTGCGGGGACGCGGCGGGGCGACGCGAGGCAAGAAGGCGTCCGCCGCGGGCTGA
- a CDS encoding VOC family protein codes for MAAANGTPPTVYPSLLYADAHAAIKQLTEAFGFTVVSVHEGADGRVAHAELAHGNGAVMLGSKGRGGRFDQAMSGAGPSGTYVVVDDIDAHHRRAVEQGAQIVTPPADQDYGSRDYLARDTEGNLWSFGTYAPAIGG; via the coding sequence ATGGCAGCGGCGAACGGCACCCCGCCGACCGTCTACCCGTCCCTGCTGTACGCCGACGCGCACGCGGCGATCAAGCAGCTCACGGAGGCGTTCGGCTTCACGGTGGTGAGTGTCCACGAGGGGGCGGACGGCCGGGTCGCGCACGCCGAGCTGGCCCACGGGAACGGCGCGGTGATGCTCGGTTCCAAGGGCCGCGGCGGCCGGTTCGACCAGGCGATGTCCGGCGCGGGCCCGTCGGGGACGTACGTGGTGGTGGACGACATCGACGCCCACCACCGGCGGGCCGTGGAGCAGGGCGCGCAGATCGTGACGCCCCCGGCGGACCAGGACTACGGCTCGCGGGACTACCTGGCCCGGGACACCGAGGGCAATCTGTGGAGCTTCGGTACGTACGCCCCCGCGATCGGGGGGTGA
- a CDS encoding alpha/beta hydrolase, producing MRTAQATAAAVTAATTTALAALAAGHVASGAALRPAAGRPLPTEPRLTLHAVTAGDAAGGATASATSSAGSPATSSTAGRVTLTRALASLRPGVYGLAGDGTHAVVGPVVTSAPHTADTVVRRLERVTHGTLEPGDKVWLTPQVHIGNPRTALGLDHADVSVPGELGSLPAWFVPGARDTWVIAVHGLGTTREHPMVVMEQLHRHRFPVLALAYRGDLGAPRPPDGLSHLGETEWRDLDAAIRYAVRYGAARVVLHGWSTGATMALRAATHSALRDRIAGIVLDSPVLDWEATVRALAAARHVPGPLLPLAVRAAQGRTGLRPHQIRERADIRELRVPTLVVHGPGDTVAPWGLSRRFARTRPDLVTLHTVPDAPHGAMWNADPKGYEEAMRRFLTPFG from the coding sequence GTGCGTACCGCCCAAGCGACGGCAGCGGCCGTCACCGCCGCAACCACCACCGCCCTGGCAGCCCTGGCCGCGGGCCACGTCGCCAGTGGCGCGGCCCTGAGACCCGCCGCCGGCCGCCCCCTCCCCACCGAACCCCGCCTCACCCTGCACGCCGTCACGGCGGGCGACGCGGCGGGCGGGGCGACGGCCTCCGCGACGAGCTCCGCAGGGAGCCCCGCGACGAGCTCCACGGCGGGCCGCGTCACCCTCACCCGCGCCCTCGCGTCCCTGCGCCCCGGCGTCTACGGCCTCGCGGGCGACGGCACCCACGCCGTCGTGGGCCCCGTGGTCACCTCGGCCCCCCACACCGCCGACACGGTCGTCCGCCGCCTGGAACGGGTCACCCACGGCACCCTGGAGCCGGGCGACAAGGTCTGGCTCACCCCCCAGGTGCACATCGGCAATCCCCGCACCGCCCTGGGCCTCGACCACGCCGACGTCAGCGTCCCCGGCGAACTCGGTTCCCTGCCCGCGTGGTTCGTCCCGGGCGCCCGGGACACCTGGGTCATCGCCGTGCACGGTCTGGGCACCACCCGCGAGCACCCGATGGTCGTCATGGAGCAACTGCACCGGCACCGCTTCCCGGTCCTCGCCCTGGCCTACCGGGGAGACCTCGGCGCGCCCCGTCCCCCGGACGGGCTCAGCCACCTCGGGGAGACGGAGTGGCGCGATCTGGACGCCGCGATCCGCTACGCCGTCCGCTACGGCGCGGCACGCGTCGTCCTGCACGGCTGGTCCACCGGCGCCACGATGGCCCTGCGCGCCGCGACCCACTCCGCGCTGCGGGACCGTATCGCCGGGATCGTCCTCGACTCCCCGGTCCTGGACTGGGAGGCGACCGTGCGCGCGCTCGCCGCCGCCCGGCATGTGCCCGGTCCCCTGCTCCCGCTGGCGGTCCGCGCGGCCCAGGGCCGCACCGGACTGCGCCCGCACCAGATCCGCGAGCGCGCCGACATCCGCGAGCTGCGCGTCCCCACGCTGGTGGTGCACGGCCCGGGGGACACCGTCGCCCCCTGGGGGCTGTCCCGCCGCTTCGCCCGCACCCGGCCCGATCTCGTCACCCTGCACACCGTCCCGGACGCCCCGCACGGCGCGATGTGGAACGCCGACCCGAAGGGCTACGAAGAGGCCATGCGCCGCTTCCTCACCCCCTTCGGCTGA